From Aspergillus luchuensis IFO 4308 DNA, chromosome 2, nearly complete sequence:
CGGGCGAGGATTGTACCGTGACGATCCAGCAGCCGATGCCAAGCCGGATGAGGTGTATAAGAGCAAAGCTAAACTGGTCAAGGACTACTTGAAGCTCTTTGGTTACTGgtagttatatattttggaTGGCATCAGCAATGTGGTACTTAGTATAAGACGTATGAATCATGGCATTGGGAATACTCACTCTGGCACTTACAACCACTAAAcgaaataataaactatcATTAACGACAATTTTATCCATGATTCAATTCCTCATTTAGGCTGCGGTGAGCTGATCACGATCTGAAATCCATACAGGCAGTCCGTCAAAGACACACAACTCCTAGAACGAGTACATCGCACACCCAGGAAGCTTGCCTCACGCAACATAATCACCCTCCAGGTCCCGAAACCCACGAAAGAACGGCAAACTGGAAAACAGCGTCTCATCATAAAAATCGGAATCCCAAGAGCGGCCCAGATCCAGCGGCAAAGAACCCGAAAACACATCCATCAAATCAGTATCCACGTTGACTGGCTGTAAAAAACCGTCAGAATTTGCAGGCGCGCCAGCTGCGTCCTCCTGGAGAGTGGTATATTCGTCCTCTTGGATGGCACCACCCTGGTGCAACTCGGGAGTAACCTTCCCATGACACCATAGATGACCTAGTAGTTTTGCGTAGCGATGGGCAATATGCTTTTGACTTGTAGCGGTAGCTTTGAGCATAGAAATGAATTGTCGGGTTAAGTTGAAGTATGTTTGGGATTCGTCGGGAGGGATGGCTCCGACGGAGTAAGctttgaagaggaagacggagGCGTAGATTTCGTAGCTACATTGTTAGTGGATTGTCCTCTGGAGGAGTAAGGGGGAAGGCTCACAGGTAATAGCGAACGGGAAGGAACTTCACAATATCGGATGGGGTTATCTCTTCGACGAATGTTTGGAGTAAATCTCTGGCTGCGCTGATGGCTGCGTAGATATGGCGAGCATCGGCACTGGCCATGACGCCGTCTGGGAATAAGGGTGCGTTGTCGTCATGACTCGTATTGGTGAGGGCTTTAGAGGAGCGATATAGAACTGCTTGGAATGCGAAAGCGTTGACATATAGTTGTAAGTACTGATATTGTAGGGTGAGGAGACAGCGCAGAGACGGGGGAATGTCGACGTTTGACCAGGTTCCCTTCCACATCTCCATTGCTTTAGCGGAATCGTCGAGGTATTTGGGGTAGTCGCCAGCGAGCATTATCTGTAGGGTGCGCGACTTTAATGCGTACAGAATGTCGTGGGTGTTTCCGAAGATAGTTGTTAGTTCTACTTGAGCCTGGACAAAGGATGCGTAATCCGTTCCGCCAGTGATCTCCGGTTGGAGGGATGGGTAATCTTGGGTGCGGAATCGGGTCGACAGACTAGGTCCGCGGGACCAGAATGCTTGGCCCATTTGGATTGATATTTGCCGGTCGGCGAGATAAGTAACTAAAACAGTTAGTCGTTATGTTGAGTCATGATATCTGAGGTCGGGATCGCATACATATCCACGCCAGTCGTCTCCGGCAGCGCATACTAAGTGGCTCGGATTCCACCTCAAAAGGAAAGGATTGTGTGTCTAAATGTAATAAGTATGCCTGTCTGACTGCAAGGCCTATCAGGTTCCATGCTACGCAGTCTTCGTCATATGCATTGCTTTGCTCCGAGTTATTGCTGTAAGGCTGATCCTGGGAAAGCATTAGATGAGGCATCCACTCAGCTAGAAGTAGTAAGCCTTCAACAGTTCCAACATGTCGCACGCTCCGAGCACCAAGGGTGACACGTAGGATTAATTTATCGATATACCCCCTGATCCGGGTGTGAAGATGTTTCTGATCCGGCCTGTTCTGAGTGGCTATTGTAAGGACGGAGGTAAGGAGAAACGTCTCAGTAGCCCATTGGTGCTCGGGGTCTTCTGTGTATAATAGACTGCTGGACACGACAGGAAAATAAGGATGATAGTTTATGGTATAGCTTGTTGTATCCTATGTGTTAGTGCAGGCACTATAGCCATGAGACCGGGACATACTATTGTACCAGGGGTTCAATGTCGACTGCGTCGATGACTCCCTCCTTGACGATCTCTGTGGCCATTATGGATGCCCTAGGTTGGTTGTGAGGCTTAGAAGGTACAGACTTCACCACCTCATGCCCTGTGTCATCCGATCTTTTAGGGAGCCTCTCGGGCGAAGGTATACTGTCATCTTCCCCCACAGTAGCAGCTGTCTGAGCAAGGATTTGAAGAGCTTCTAAGGGATTCCGGACACCCCCACGGAAAAGGGTATCATTGTCCACGCCCACCGTTTCCGCCTGCCGGGCATTCGGTTTTAGTTCTGTCTTGGTTTCACTCTGCTCACTGGACCTCGGGGTCTGCGTCTCGGTGTTTCCCCGACGACGACCCCGAAATCGAGAGTAGTCACCTCCTCTTCGGGACGTGGCTGGCATGCATTGGTGGCCTTCCAGGTTGCACTTCGAGCATGGCGCATTGGTTCCTTCTTCCGTATATTTCCTGGGATGGTCGATGTGAGAAGGAATGAACGGTGTGGGATATGGGTAGTACCTACAAATCACATTTCGTTTTCCGTTGTCGACAACGAAGACATGCCCGGTAGAGCCTTGCGCCGGTACTTCTAGTCATGACCGATGGACGGATTAATCGAATTCAGATGAGAGACAGAATGGGGATGAGAGAGGCGTCGGCTGTAGAAGTGCGGGACAGATGCGGGGTTTCCCAGGTCGGCAATAGACGGCTGTAGGTCTGTTGGTCTTGTCGAGCGATGGTTTGCCCTatatcaagaagaagccatcCACGGCATCGAGTTCCTGACATTTTCTCTGATTCAATCTCCTCACTTGATTTATTCTGCCTGTTTGTAACGAAGTGCAGCCATCGTCAGCTCTCCTTTTATCCTACTACAAGATGTCAACAACGGCTCTTTGTGAATCCGAGGTCTTTACCTCCGCTCGTCTCGTAGCAAGCGATTGCAAACTACCTCCAGATGACAGATACGGAGAATACTATCCCACAGATCCCAAGAATCTCAAGCTCGAATCCAACTTTGGGCCCATGCTGCCGGAGAAGATTGGATACATCCAACCCACATCGAAAGACACGCCCATTGAGGTCATGCGAGAGAGACTTATTCGTGATGGGTATCTATTCGTAAGTTCCTccttttcatcatcatggctcccATACCAATCCAGATCTAGGTCAAGAATCTGCTCCCACGGGACCAAGTACTGGAATGCCGCAGGAGCTATTTCTCCTACATGGAGCCCTCTGGTCTTCTCAGAGAAGGAACAGACCCCGTCGATGGAATCTTCAGTGACAAAGATAGTCGCAAGTACCTACCCCCGGGAAATCTGCGGCGACTTTTCGGCCTGAAGGATGACTACGAGTCGGATAAGTATGTGGAGCTGATGATCAAGGCGCACGAGGAGCGGTTTTATCTTCAATTGTGCGGGAGTACCGAACTGCGTGACTTCATCCGCAAACTCACGGAATGGAAAGACATCACGATGCTGCAGCGGACAATGCTTCGTGCCTTTGTGCCCGATAGCGAGTTGACACCTGTTCACTTCGATCAAATGTACCTTCGCGCGGGTCCGCCCACCAGCCTTACAGCGTGGGTCCCGATCGGAGATGTTTCGCTTGAGGGTAGCGGGCTGATGTACCTTGAGAAATCGGTCGATATCGGTCGACAGACCGAGGAAGAATTCGCACGGAATGCAGTAAATCTGACTGATGAGGAGCGTGTCTCGGCGTTCAATAAGAACATGAATGATGGGGGTTTTCTCAGTCGTGATACAGTCGCGTATGGCGAAAATGCCAAGCGCAAGTGGTTGATCACCGAATATGAAGCTGGGGATGTGATCTTCCACGACCCCTTCCTGGTGCATGCTAGctgcaagaacaaggaccCTGAAAGGAGAATTCGGTTGGCTACTGATCTCAGATTCGTGAATTCAAATGAGCCGTTTGACAAGGTATGTTCTGGAGGCATAAATCCCACAGAAAAATAACTGACGTGACTATAGCGCTGGATGAAGGTCTGGCGTCCGCTCGACGGGCTATGATGGTTATCCGAAGCATTACGTTTGGTGGTGAAGCTAAGAGGCTTCCTGTACTTGTTGTTCCATGAGTATTGCCTTGAGAGAATAGCCGTAGCATCTGCATATCTCACGATATTTCTTTGTATCACAATTTCATTCTAGAGACCGCATATCGTAGCGTAACCAAGTCCCGCCGTAAGACCATTACTCCCACTCCCTCATAAGCGTATTCTCTTCTATCTCCCTGTCAAAGTCCACCAAATGGGTCGAATGACACCAAGGCTTGAtcgtctcttccttcctaATCATCCCCGAGAAAAATTCACACCACTTCAACCGCGGATACGCCTCATTGATCTGTTTGCGAGTTGTCTGATGCACCAAGCCCTCAAAACTCTTCACATGCGGATGAACTCCGGTATTATCATATGTAGTAGCCAACTGAATAAGCTGACCGAAATATGTAATAGTTCCATCGACGCCCATATCCTCATGTCGAATGATCGCCTCAGCAACGGCCTCGGCCTGGTCCGCAGTGGCACCAAACTCCTTCAGCACATGGAGGGCCTTGATACCGCCATAGATATCGAATGACATGCGCGTTGCAGTTAGGTTCTCCTCCGCAGTACCGATGTCGTGGAGGAGGCAGGTCAGAGCCCAGGTGACTGGGTTGAGGGATGCTGCTATTTCAGGGAATTGCTGGGTGGTGATTACCATTCCTGCCGTTATATGACGTAgtgagtatatatatattttgatgtGTTGACTATAGACATACCGTAGAAGTAGACCCTCATGGAATGGTTCAATGTCTGGGGGTGAAGAACAGCCCTGGCGTATTCCCAGGTCTTTGAAACGACAGGATCGTCGAAGGGGAATATGATTGTATCGAGCTGCATGGCTTCTGCCCTTTCGATGAAGGATTGGTCCGTAAATATGGCACCGGCATTGGCGGGCATGCTGGACCAGCCGTTGGCTTTTATTTCGTCGTTGCACATTTCGTTTAATTataggagatgatgatggcttaGTGCTAGGCGGAGTAGAAGAGGAGTGGCTGCCCTGTTTGAAGAGCTGTTCATTTCAATGGCGAAATGTCGAAATAGACCTTTATATATCCTACAGCGCAGGGCTGGATTATTATATCCTGCTCAGACTCCGCTGATATTTGCGTCATCTTGTCGTCGCGATTTAACTCCTTTGGGTAGTATTTCGACGTGGTGTCCTGCTGGTTTATCTGGTTCACAATGTTGCAGGCCTGGGGTAGTGGAATCGGCACGCCCCACTGATTTGGATTACTCGATTAGGCAGTCTTTTGGAGTGGGGCTTTCATAATGTAACCAATGGCAAGATAGATATCCGCCAGCGGGTCTTCTTGCGCTGATGTCCGATTTTCTTTCCGTTATCACCATCACTGTGATCACCTTCTTGAAGGCACAAGGCGTTTTCTTCCAGCTTTTGTTGACCACCAATGGCTAAAATGGCACGTCTCATATCGTAAAACTGTAGTGCAGCTCGCTCATTTAGATTAGTAACCAATCACCTTCTACCTGGCCCATTCGAAAAATCCAGCTGCATGAGGCGTCTTCCACCTCTGATGGGTCAACCCAAAACC
This genomic window contains:
- a CDS encoding phytanoyl-CoA dioxygenase family protein (COG:I;~EggNog:ENOG410PVQ7;~InterPro:IPR008775;~PFAM:PF05721) — translated: MSTTALCESEVFTSARLVASDCKLPPDDRYGEYYPTDPKNLKLESNFGPMLPEKIGYIQPTSKDTPIEVMRERLIRDGYLFVKNLLPRDQVLECRRSYFSYMEPSGLLREGTDPVDGIFSDKDSRKYLPPGNLRRLFGLKDDYESDKYVELMIKAHEERFYLQLCGSTELRDFIRKLTEWKDITMLQRTMLRAFVPDSELTPVHFDQMYLRAGPPTSLTAWVPIGDVSLEGSGLMYLEKSVDIGRQTEEEFARNAVNLTDEERVSAFNKNMNDGGFLSRDTVAYGENAKRKWLITEYEAGDVIFHDPFLVHASCKNKDPERRIRLATDLRFVNSNEPFDKRWMKVWRPLDGL
- a CDS encoding putative cyanamide hydratase (COG:S;~EggNog:ENOG410Q2BR;~InterPro:IPR017771,IPR003607); the protein is MCNDEIKANGWSSMPANAGAIFTDQSFIERAEAMQLDTIIFPFDDPVVSKTWEYARAVLHPQTLNHSMRVYFYGMVITTQQFPEIAASLNPVTWALTCLLHDIGTAEENLTATRMSFDIYGGIKALHVLKEFGATADQAEAVAEAIIRHEDMGVDGTITYFGQLIQLATTYDNTGVHPHVKSFEGLVHQTTRKQINEAYPRLKWCEFFSGMIRKEETIKPWCHSTHLVDFDREIEENTLMREWE
- a CDS encoding Zn(II)2Cys6 transcription factor (COG:K;~EggNog:ENOG410PHDW;~InterPro:IPR036864,IPR007219,IPR001138;~PFAM:PF00172;~go_function: GO:0000981 - DNA-binding transcription factor activity, RNA polymerase II-specific [Evidence IEA];~go_function: GO:0003677 - DNA binding [Evidence IEA];~go_function: GO:0008270 - zinc ion binding [Evidence IEA];~go_process: GO:0006351 - transcription, DNA-templated [Evidence IEA];~go_process: GO:0006355 - regulation of transcription, DNA-templated [Evidence IEA]), which produces MTRSTGARLYRACLRCRQRKTKCDLKYTEEGTNAPCSKCNLEGHQCMPATSRRGGDYSRFRGRRRGNTETQTPRSSEQSETKTELKPNARQAETVGVDNDTLFRGGVRNPLEALQILAQTAATVGEDDSIPSPERLPKRSDDTGHEVVKSVPSKPHNQPRASIMATEIVKEGVIDAVDIEPLVQYYTINYHPYFPVVSSSLLYTEDPEHQWATETFLLTSVLTIATQNRPDQKHLHTRIRGYIDKLILRVTLGARSVRHVGTVEGLLLLAEWMPHLMLSQDQPYSNNSEQSNAYDEDCVAWNLIGLAVRQAYLLHLDTQSFPFEVESEPLSMRCRRRLAWIFTYLADRQISIQMGQAFWSRGPSLSTRFRTQDYPSLQPEITGGTDYASFVQAQVELTTIFGNTHDILYALKSRTLQIMLAGDYPKYLDDSAKAMEMWKGTWSNVDIPPSLRCLLTLQYQYLQLYVNAFAFQAVLYRSSKALTNTSHDDNAPLFPDGVMASADARHIYAAISAARDLLQTFVEEITPSDIVKFLPVRYYLYEIYASVFLFKAYSVGAIPPDESQTYFNLTRQFISMLKATATSQKHIAHRYAKLLGHLWCHGKVTPELHQGGAIQEDEYTTLQEDAAGAPANSDGFLQPVNVDTDLMDVFSGSLPLDLGRSWDSDFYDETLFSSLPFFRGFRDLEGDYVA